The Heptranchias perlo isolate sHepPer1 chromosome 40, sHepPer1.hap1, whole genome shotgun sequence genome has a window encoding:
- the LOC137305759 gene encoding probable ATP-dependent RNA helicase DDX17 isoform X2 → MRGFGGDRERGRDRGSNGPRFGGGPNRGGPPLGKKFGQPGERLRKKKWDMEELPKFEKNFYVEHPEVVRLSPYDTEDFCRKKEITTKGTDCPKPVFQFHQASFPSYVMDVLCSLNFVEPTPIQCQGFPVALSGRDMVGIAQTGSGKTLAYLLPAIVHINHQPFLERGDGPICLVLAPTRELAQQVQLVAEDYGKSSRIKSTCIYGGAPKGPQIRDLERGVEVCIATPGRLIDFLEAGKTNLRRCTYLVLDEADRMLDMGFEPQIRKIVEQIRPDRQTLMWSATWPKEVRQLAEDFLRDYIQINVGALELSANHNILQIVDVCQETEKDLKLLHLMEEIMAEKENKTIIFVETKRRCDDLTRRMRRDGWPAMCIHGDKSQPERDWVLNEFRSGKAPILIATDVASRGLGTGLRQGLGMTKRAPRGRGDIHLPPPT, encoded by the exons ATGAGAGGCTTCGGCGGAGACCGTGAACGCGGCAGAGACCGGGGAAG CAACGGCCCACGGTTTGGTGGAGGTCCTAATCGTGGAGGCCCACCACTTGGGAAGAAATTCGGACAGCCCGGAGAGCGTCTCAGGAAGAAGAAGTGGGACATGGAGGAGCTGCCGAAATTTGAGAAGAACTTCTATGTGGAACACCCTGAAGTGGTTAGATTAAGCCCG TACGATACAGAGGACTTCTGTCGAAAGAAAGAGATTACAACAAAAGGAACCGACTGTCCGAAACCAGTGTTCCAGTTTCACCAAGCCAGTTTCCCTT CCTACGTGATGGATGTTCTGTGTTCGCTGAATTTTGTGGAGCCGACACCAATCCAGTGCCAGGGCTTTCCTGTGGCGCTCAGTGGACGCGATATGGTTGGAATTGCACAGACTGGATCTGGCAAAACTCTCGCT TACTTACTGCCAGCCATTGTGCACATCAACCACCAGCCATTCCTGGAGCGTGGCGATGGCCCCATT TGCTTGGTACTAGCACCGACACGAGAGCTGGCACAGCAGGTGCAGCTGGTTGCAGAAGATTATGGAAAATCTTCACGGATAAAGAGCACCTGTATTTATGGAGGTGCACCTAAAGGCCCTCAGATCCGGGACTTGGAGAGAG GAGTGGAAGTCTGCATTGCAACTCCAGGCCGTCTAATTGACTTTCTGGAAGCTGGGAAGACTAATCTTCGTCGCTGTACTTACCTGGTGCTGGATGAGGCTGACCGCATGCTGGATATGGGCTTTGAGCCTCAGATCCGGAAAATCGTGGAGCAGATCCGG CCGGACAGACAGACTCTGATGTGGAGTGCCACTTGGCCAAAAGAGGTGCGGCAGCTAGCAGAGGACTTCCTGCGAGATTACATCCAGATTAATGTTGGAGCCCTGGAGCTGAGCGCCAACCACAATATCCTCCAAATCGTTGACGTGTGTCAGGAGACTGAGAAGGACCTGAA ACTGCTCCACCTGATGGAGGAAATTATGGCAGAGAAAGAAAATAAGACCATCATCTTTGTAGAGACCAAACGTCGTTGTGACGATCTGACCCGCAGGATGAGGAGAGACGG CTGGCCAGCAATGTGCATTCATGGAGATAAAAGTCAGCCGGAGAGAGACTGGGTCCTAAATG AATTCCGATCGGGAAAGGCTCCCATCCTTATTGCAACTGACGTTGCTTCTCGCGGTCTAG GTACAGGCCTGCGGCAAGGCCTAGGCATGACAAAACGAGCAccaagagggagaggagatatccaTCTACCGCCACCTACATAA